From Triticum aestivum cultivar Chinese Spring chromosome 4A, IWGSC CS RefSeq v2.1, whole genome shotgun sequence, a single genomic window includes:
- the LOC123083025 gene encoding E3 ubiquitin-protein ligase SINA-like 5 — METQSAKKARTPPPNVPQEEESTNASNMPRGGTSQEYTVEADGLGCEICFEPFDDQIFMCKNGHPACGTCCIRMDRLCFCTDPIGDIRCRPLEKILAAMTRPCAYVTYGCKEIVSYSGRRSHEKVCPFAPYHCPFDGCTYQGLEVYTHIRDRHAPSAVIVRGGSQRLDVTLEKKTPFRVLLHRDGASVFLLLNGGDVLCGRSLSLVCMGPRPTGNAGVKYKMEVKRRSDPDAPVLWSSGAAPFVRRLKDFHAKGFLFVPDSYWDSYDSVSVTVHLTDGW; from the exons ATGGAGACGCAGAGCGCGAAGAAGGCGAGGACGCCGCCGCCAAATGTGCCCCAAGAAGAAGAATCCACCAATGCTTCCAACATGCCTCGAGGAGGAACAAGCCAAGAATACACCGTGGAGGCGGACGGATTGGGATGCGAGATCTGCTTCGAACCTTTTGACGACCAGATCTTCATG TGCAAGAATGGGCATCCTGCATGCGGAACCTGCTGCATCCGCATGGACCGGCTCTGCTTCTGCACCGACCCCATCGGCGACATCCGGTGCCGGCCGCTGGAGAAGATCCTGGCGGCCATGACCAGGCCCTGCGCCTATGTGACCTACGGCTGCAAGGAGATCGTCAGCTACTCCGGGAGGAGGAGCCACGAGAAGGTGTGCCCGTTCGCGCCGTACCACTGCCCGTTCGACGGCTGCACCTACCAAGGCCTGGAGGTGTACACCCACATACGCGACCGCCACGCCCCGTCCGCCGTGATCGTGCGCGGCGGCAGCCAGCGCTTGGACGTCACGCTGGAGAAGAAGACGCCCTTCCGCGTGCTCCTGCACCGCGATGGGGCCAGCGTCTTCCTCCTGCTTAACGGCGGCGACGTCCTGTGCGGGCGCTCGCTGTCGCTCGTCTGCATGGGACCTCGCCCCACGGGGAACGCCGGCGTGAAGTACAAGATGGAGGTGAAGAGGCGGAGCGACCCGGACGCGCCCGTGCTGTGGAGCTCCGGGGCCGCGCCCTTCGTCCGGCGGCTGAAGGATTTCCATGCCAAAGGGTTCCTGTTCGTCCCAGACTCCTACTGGGACTCCTACGACAGCGTCTCGGTCACGGTGCATCTCACCGACGGCTGGTGA